AGTTTATAATCAATAAGATCACCAAAATAAACACCCTCTTTGGCATTTACTTCTATTTTAAAACGTTCTAAAGAGCCACAAAAAGAATCAGTAATGCTCACCAAAATTTGATTTTTCATTTTAATGTTAATTCCAACATTATCACATATTTTAGTATTGGTTTTATTTGCCTGAGTATAAAAGAAGTTGCAGACTTCGCTACCTACTAAATTTTTAGTAAGATCTATATCGCAAAGTGAAAGCTCATTTATAATATTTCCCTCGCAAAGCGGTTTAAAATGAGCGATTGAGATACTGTAAATTTCTTCTTCTTTTAAAAGCGCCTTTTTTAGTGAAACAATGGTTGGATTAAAACGTTCATCAACACCAGTACAAACTCTTACTTTATTTACAACTGAGGCATATTTGATCTCTTTTAATTCGCTTACGCTTTTAAATATAGGCCTTGAAATCAATATATTTTGACAATATTTTGCACACTGACAAAATGCCTCTACAATCTCGTGTTGTGGCAAACAAAGTACAATGGCTTGTGGCTGAGCAACTTCGATAAATTCCTTAAATTCATCAAAAAATGGAGCCCTGCAAGATTCATCTCTATTTTCTTTATCAAAAACTCCACAAACTTCAAATTTGTCGGAACGTCTAAGTTCCATATAGTGCCTTTTGCCAACTAGATTGTATCCAACAATACCAATTTTAAGTTTCACCAAAAGCCTTTTAGTTCTATTTTTTAGGCTATTTTAGTTGCAAATCGCTTTTAAACAAATAAATTTATCAAATATCTTAAGTGAAAATTAATTTTGTATTTTTTATAAATTTACAAACGATTTTTGGCTAAAATCAAACAAAATTTTAAGATTAATGAGGAAACAATGCAAAGTTTAGATATAAGAAAGGCATATCTTGATTTTTTCGCAAGCAAAGGTCATGAGATCGTCGCGTCCGCACCCCTAGTGCCAAACGACGCTACGCTACTTTTTACAAACGCGGGTATGGTGCCGTTTAAAAGCATTTTCACCGGCGAAGTACCGCGCCCAACACCACCTATTCGCACGAGCTGTCAGACCTGCATCCGCGCAGGCGGCAAGCACAACGACCTAGACAACGTCGGCTACACCGCGCGCCACCACACGTTTTTTGAGATGCTGGGAAATTTTAGCTTCGGCGAGTACTTTAAAAAAGAGGCGATCGCTTACGCTTGGGAATTTGTAACAGAAGTACTAAAACTGCCAAAAGATAAGCTTTATGTAACCGTTCACGAGAGCGACGATGAGGCGTTTGAAATTTGGAGTACTCGCATCGCAAAAGAGAGAATTTACCGCTTTGGCGACCATGATAACTTCTGGCAGATGGGCGATACTGGGCCATGCGGACCGTGCTCGGAGATCTTCTACGACCAAGGCAGCGAGCACTTTAACACGCCTGAGGACTACATGGGCGGCGACGGCGATAGATTTCTTGAAATTTGGAACCTGGTTTTTATGCAGTACGAGCGCAGCAGCGACGGCAAGCTAACTCCGCTACCAAAGCCTAGCATCGACACGGGCATGGGTCTAGAGCGCGTCACGGCGATAATGGAAGGCAAATTTAGCAACTACGGCAGCTCGCTTTTTATGCCGCTTATAAACGAAGTAGCCGCGCTTTGCGGCAAGCCTTACGCCTATGAAAGTGGCGCTAGCTACCGCGTCATAAGCGACCACATCCGCTCAGTCACATTTTTGCTAGCTCAAGGCACGACATTTGATAAAGAAGGCCGTGGCTACGTGCTTCGCCGCATCTTACGCCGTGCGATCCGCCATGGATACTTGCTAGGCATAAAAGAGCCATTTATGTATAAGCTTGTCGATAAAGTTTGCGAGCTCATGGGCGGACACTACACCTATCTAAACGATAAAAAAGCGGCTGTAAAAGAGCAGATCAAGCTTGAAGAAGAGAGATTTTTAGCGACTATTGCAAGCGGTTTAGAGCTATTTGAGAGCGAGCTAAAAAATACAAAAGAAATTTTTAGTGGAGAGGCTGCGTTTAAGCTTTATGACACATTTGGCTTTCCACTTGATCTAACAGCTGACATGCTTAGAGAAAAGGGTCTAAAGGTCGATGAAGCAAGGTTTGATGAGCTTATGAGCGAGCAAAAAGCACGCGCAAAAGCTGCTTGGAAAGGCAGTGGCGACAAGAGCGCGAAGGGCGACTTTAAAGAGCTACTTGAAAAATTTGGCGAAAATAAATTTATAGGCTACGAAGAGCTTAAGAGCAAAAGTAAAATTCTAGCCCTGCTTGATGAAGAATTTAAAAATGTAGATAGTTTAGATGCTGGCAAAGAGGGCTGGGTGATGTTTGACGTCACTCCATTTTATGCTCAAAGTGGCGGCCAGTGCGGCGATAGCGGTAAGATAATTGGTAAAGCAAATGTGATTGATACGCAAAAATTTCATGGGCTAAATTTATCTTTAGTAAAAACTACCGTGGCACTAAAAGTTGGCGATGAAGTAGAGCTTGAAGTTTCTAGCGATAGAGCAGAAACTGCACGTCATCACAGCGCTACACACTTACTTCATGCAGCCCTTAGAAGCGTGCTTGGCACGCATATTGCTCAAGCTGGTTCAAGTGTAGAAGCAGATAGGCTAAGGTTTGACTTCTCCCATCCAAAAGCACTTACTAGCGAAGAAATTTCAAAGGTCGAAAATTTGGTAAATGAGTGGATACTAAATGGCGCTAACTCAAAAACAGAACTTATGAAGCTTGAAGATGCTAAAAATAGTGGAGCTATTGCACTATTTAATGAAAAATATGCTGATGATGTGAGAGTCGTTAGCTTTGGCAATGTCAGCAAAGAGCTTTGTGGTGGTACACACGTTAAAAATATAGATGAGATCGGATCGTTTTTCATCACAAAAGAGAGTGGTGTAAGTGCTGGTGTTAGGCGCATAGAGGCTGTTTGCTCAAGGGCTGCGCTAAATTTAGCAAGGTCTTTTAGAGCTGAGCTTGACGAGCTAAAAGATGAGCTAAAGAGCGCCGAGCCACTAAATGCGGTCAAAAAGCTAAAAAATGAGCTAAGAGTTTTAAAGGATAAACTAAAAAATGCTAAAAATTCTCATGAGCTAGTCTATTTAGATATAAATAAAACCAAACTTTGCGTCACAAGCGTAGATGGTGGAGATATAAAAACCTTGATAGACGAGTTTAAAAATGAGCATGAAAGTGCTGCTATTTTGCTAATCCAAGCCGATGAGAGTGGCAAAATTTCTCTTGCAGCTGGAGTCAAAAATGCTCCACTAAAAGCTGGTGCTTGGGTAAAATTTGCAGCACAAATTCTAGGCGGCAATGGCGGTGGTAAAGATGACTTTGCAACAGCTGGTGGCAAAAATGCATCAATGATAGAAGATGCGATAAAAGATTCATTTGGATACGCAAGGCAAGCCTTAGAAAAATGAGTCATTACGATATAGCTTTTATAAAATTTGACCAAGTAGTACTATTTTTGCATGTATGTTTTGTAGCTCTTTTTGTGGGGCTACAAGCCGGTCTTGTGCTCGTTGGAAGCTACTTTATAAAAAATAAATTTGAAGACAAGGAACGCTACCACATCTTACTTCACATTATAAGACGCTTTGGCATTGCGATTTTCATACTAATCCTTTGCGTGATAGCGACAAGCATAGTTATAATTTTTGGATTTTATGATGCAAATTTGACAAATCCTATGGCAAGTGCAATGGTGGCAACAAAATGCGCAATAGAACTATTTTTGCTATTAAATTTAAGCTATATATTTTATAGATACAAAAAGGCCTTAAAAGCACTAAGATCGCATGAAATGATCGAGCTAAACGAGAGTTTGATCGTTATAATTTATTACTTCACACCATTAAATTTATTAGCTTCGCTAGCAGCTATTTATCTTGGTATAAGTTATAAGGTATTTTTATGATAACACTTGCTTCAAGCTCACCAACAAGGGCAAATTTATTAAAAGATGCTTGTATAAATTTCACTCAAATTTCTTTCCAGTTTGACGAGAGTAAGATAGAAAAGAACGTAAAGCCTGAAATTTATGTCCAAAATGTCGTAAAAGCTAAAAAAAAGCAATTTTTAAAAGAAAATATAGGTCTTAAAAATTTGCTCTTTGCAGATAGCTGTGTGGCGTGTGGAGATAAAATTTTAGGTAAAGCAAAGGACGAAAAAGAAGCGATTGCTATGCTAAATTTACAAAGTGGCAACAAATGCAGCATCTATACGGCGATGATATTTTTAGGCGAATTTGAGCTTATAAACGTAAGTAAGACTACGTATAGATTTAAAAAATTTAATGAGCATGACCTTAATGAATACATAAAAAATAATGAGTGGCAAGGCAAGGCTGGAGCCATGACGATAGAAAATTTTAATAAAAAATACATCATCTCCCAACACGGCGAAACTAGCACGGCCATGGGACTAAATTTAAAAATATTAAAGGCATTTTTATGAAATATATCTTGGCATTTATCTTTATAGTTGCCATTTCACTTGGCGGAGCATTTTTATATTTTTATTCACAAGTTAGATTTGATGCTTACGCTATTATTGATTATAAACCAAAGCTTACAACGCAAATTTTTGATAGAAACAACGAACTCATTGCAAATATCTTTGAAGAAAATAGAATTTACGTAAAGTATAACGACATCCCGCCGCGTGTCATCGAAGCACTTGTGGCTATTGAGGATACGAGCTACTTTGAGCATGGTGGCATAAACGTAGAAGCTATGGCAAGAGCTGCCATAAAAGATATCAAGGCCAGAAAACTAGTCGAGGGAGCTTCAACACTAACACAACAGCTCATTAAAAATTTAGCTCTAAGCCGTGAGAAGAAATTTACAAGAAAGATAAAAGAAATCGTGCTTGCCATGAAGCTTGAAAGCGAGCTTAGCAAAGAAGATATCATCGAAAGATACCTAAATCATGTCTATTTTGGACATGGTTACTACGGCATAAAAACAGCAGCTGAGGGGTATTTTAGAAAAGAGTTAAATGAGCTAAGCATAAAAGAGGTTGCCATGCTAGTTGGCTTGCCAAAGGCTCCAAGCACCTATGATCCTACAAAGCACCTTGACCTATCACTTAGCCGTGCAAATAGAGTGCTTGAGAGAATGTATAGTATCGGCTGGATAAATGAGGATGAGTACCGCAAGGGCGTGCTTGAAGAGCCAGCGGTCTTTGACGATACACTCACAAGGAATAAAGCTCCTTACGTAGTCGATGAGATAATAAAAGAGGCTTCAAAGAAATTTGACGATATAAAAACTGGTGGTTATAAGATACAAAGCACAGTTGATCTAAATGTTCAAAAGATCGCTCAAGAAGCTCTAGTCTATGGCTACAATGAAATTTTAAAGCGCGATAAAAAAGCAAATGCAGAAATCCTAAATGGAGCTATAGTAGTCACTCATCCACAAAGTGGTCAAATTTTGGCACTAATTGGCGGTATTGACTACACAAAAAGCAGCTATAACCGTGCCACTCAAAGTAAGCGCCAGCCAGGATCTAGCTTTAAGCCATTTATCTATCAAATAGCCCTTGATAGCGGCTACTCAGTAGTCTCTCAAGTAGCTGATATCGCCAGGACATTTGACATGGGTAACGGCAAAGAGTGGACGCCAAAAAACTATAGCGGCGGTTTTCAAGGCTATATCACTATAAAATCAGCCATAACCCAGTCGCGTAACCTCGCAACCATAAATTTGCTAAACGACCTTGGTCTTAGCTCAGTTCGTAAACAGCTTACTGATATGGGCTTTAACGATATCCCAGAAAATTTATCTATCGCACTTGGAAGTTTTGGGATTTCGCCACTTGATTTTGCAAAATTTTACTCGATGTTCCCAAATGAGGGCGAGATGGTTGAGCCAACACTTATTAAGCATATAGAAAATAGCTTTGGGGCTTCGATGGATTATGAACCACAAAGAAAGCAAGTGCTAAAACCTGAGCAGGCATTTTTGATGACGACACTTCTTCAAAATGTCGTAAATAACGGTACTGGACGCAACGCTAAAATAAATGGCATCCAAATAGCAGGCAAAACCGGCACAACAAACAATAACATCGATGCTTGGTTTTGTGGCTACTCACCTGATATCGAAGCAATAATCTGGTACGGAAATGACGACAACAGCCCTATGAAAAAGATTGAGGGTGGTGGTAGAACAGCCGCACCTGTGTTTAAGAAATTTATGGAAGGCTACATTAAGCTTTATCCTACTTTAAGACGTGCATTTGAGCAGCCAGATGGTGTTTATAAAGGCTATTATGGTGGCAGTGACGAATACTACACAAACGACTCACCACTACCTCAAAATATACCAGCAAATGACATCATACAAGATCAAGAAAATGATGGATTATTATTTTAGGAAGATAAGATGTGGATTAAAATTTTACTTTGTTTAGTAGTCGCAAGTATTGCATATGGCGCTAATCTAAATACGGCCAGCAAAAACGAGTTGATGGAGCTTGGGCTAAGCAAAGGCCAAGCGTTAAACATTATAAAATACAGAAAAGCCCATAAATTTAAAAGCATCGATGAGCTTGAAAAAATCCAAGGTATTGGCTTTAACGATATGCAAAAAGTTAAGGCAAAACTTAGTATAAAAGAGAATACAAAAGTAAAAAAATCTGAAGTAAAAAGCTCTAAAGGCAAGAAAAAATAATCTTATTTTTTATTTGAAATTTCTAGCCATTTACATTTGAGTCCTATTATTATGGCTTTTACAAAGGCTGAAAAGATGCTAAATATTAATAAATTTAAAAATATCGGTTTTTTAAAGTTTCTGGTTTTATTTACTGCTTACATATTTTTTATAAATTATATCTTTTTATACAAAGGCGTTTTTTAGGCTTTCTACAAAATAATCAACTCTCTTTTTCTATATTCTTTTTTCTTATATTTGCAATTGTCTTTATCTTGGTTTTTGCTAGTATTTTTTGTATCTTATTTGTGCCTTTTTTGCTAAAGCCAGTTGCAATTATTTTGATTTTAGCAAGTGGCATATCTGTTTACTTTATGCAAGCATATGGTGTTATTATAGATAAAGATATGTTATTAAACGTCCTACACACCGATACCAAAGAAGCCTTTAGTTACTTTAGCACAGGTTTAGTTTTTTGGATAATTTTTACAACCATCTTACCTTGCGTATATGTATCATTTGTAAAAATTAACTATGGTAGTTTCAAAAATGAGCTTAAATCAAGAGCAAAAATTATCTCATTTTCTATAGTTGCGATAGCTATCATATTTTCATTAACGTCTAAAATTTTTATACCATTTTTTAGAGAACACTCAAATTTAAGGACCGCATTACTCCCATACTATCCCATCTACTCGGCTGCAAAGCTAGTAAAATCGATCACACAAAAACCACTACCTTTTACTTATGTAGCAGATGATGCGGTACTAGCTGATGATAAAAAGAAAATTTTAGTTTTGATAGTTGGCGAGACGCAAAGAAGCAGAAACTACTCACTAAATGCTACGCCAAAAACGATACGAATAAATTTACTAAACAAAAAGGTGTGGTAAGTTTTACAAATTTCTACTCATGTGGAACAGCCACGGAGACTAGCGTGCCTTGCTTATTTTCAGACTTAAAGCGAGAAAATTTTAGCAACCGCGAAGCTAAAGCTCGTGAAAATTTAGTTGATATCATCAACAAACTTGGAATAAAAACATACTTTTTTGGCAACAATAGCGGCGGCTGCAAGGGCGTTTGCGACAATCTTGATCAAAACCATACTTCAGATCATAGAGCAGAAGGCTTTGATGAAGTGATATTTGATGAGGCCAAAAAGGTCATCAAAGATGCAAATTCCACCACCTTTATCGTGCTACATCTGCAAGGCTCGCACGGCCCTATCTACTACAAAGGCTACCCAAGCAAATTTAAAGAATTTACCCCAACTTGTGATACTGCCGAGCTAAATAAATGCACGCCAGATGAGATAGCAAATACCTATGACAACACTATTTTATATGAGGACTATCTACAAAGCGAGCTAATAAACGCCCTTGAAGCAAGAAAAGATGAATTTGAAGTCACCATGTTCTTTTTCTCAGATCACGGGGAGAGCCTAGGTGAAAACGGTATATATTTACATGGTCTGCCTTATTCCATCGCTCCAGATGAGCAAAAACACATCCCAGCCATCGTCTTTTCAAGCGATAGTGGGCTTTTAAAAAGGCTAAAAGCTAGAAAAAACGAAAGTCTTTCGCATGATTTTATATTTAGCTCAGTTCTTGGATATTTTGGAATAAAAACTAAGGCCTATAAGCCAGAATTTGATATTTTCAGATAGTAAATTTAAAGCCAGCCTAGGCAAAGCCTGAAGCTGGCGCAAATTTAAAAGCTGATCTCTTTTATATCAGCTACTTTTAGTATCTCACTATAAATTTGACCGATGACCGCGATGCGATTATTTCGCACTTTCTCATTTTCAACATTTATCATAACTTTGTCAAAAAACTCATCGATCTGTGGTTTTAGAGCAAATAGTGCCTTTAATCTTGGCTCGTATGCAAGGCTCTTATCAACTGCACTAAATGCATCATTTAGGGCTTTTTCAGCATCTATCTCAAAGAGACTCTCGTTCACCTTGCTAAATTTATCATCTTTTATGATGTTTGCAAGGCGCTTAAATGTCGAGAAATTCTCCCTAAAACTTGGCTCACTTGAAATTTTAGCAAGTGCCTCTATTATCTTAGTTAGCTCCAAGATATCCTTTTCACCACTTTTTATGCACGCTTTTACGATAGAAGCGTTTGCATCAAAGAAAGTGTAGAGTCTATCAAGGATGAAATTCATAAGCACTTCAACATCAAATTTCTTATACTCTTTTGCGATATCTTCTAAAATTTCTTTTATATTAAATTTCAAATTATGCGCCAAAACGATCTTTATCACGCCATTAGCCGCACGTCTTAGAGCGTATGGATCTTTTGTGCCGCTTGGGATTTTGCCGATACTAAAGAGCCCCATTAGCGTATCAAGCTTATTTGAAAGCGCCACAACCGAGCTAAATGCCTTACTTGGGCACTGCGCCTCCTCGCCGTCTGGCAAATACTGCTCTTTTATGGCTAGAACGACGTCTTTATCCTCGTTTTAGCCTTTGCATAGTAAGCGCCCATGATACCTTGAAGCTCGGTAAACTCATAAACCATCTGCGTTGTAAGATCAGCCTTGCTTAACATCACAGCTCGCTCAAGCTTGGCTCCATACTTGCCAGCTTCTTTTTTGAGTAGCTCGTCGTAGTTGCTAGCAAGTTTTTTGGCCACTTTTAGCTCTCTAAGCTCTTTTTCATAGATACTTCCAAGCTCTTTTAGGTAGGTTATATTTTTTAGTTTTTCTGGGCTAAATTCGTGCGCTAGGTCGCTTTGCCAAAAGAACATCGCATCACTTAGCCTTGCCCTTAGCACCTTTTCGTTGCCCTTGATGATGAGTGAGTAGTCTTTTGTGATGGCGTTGCTAACGACAACGAAGCCATTTGCGAGCTTACCATCTTTAAAGACTGGGAAGTAGCGCTGATTTTCTTTCATGGAAGTGATTATGACCTCGCTTGGCACCTCCAAAAATTCCTCTTCAAATGAGCCAAGAAGTGCTGTCGGATACTCGGTGATCGCCACAACTTCAGCCAATAGATCTATATCGATCTCGATCTTTAGCCCGCTTTTTTGGCTAATTTTTTCAAACTCATCAAGGATTATTTTTTCTCTCTCGTCTGCTTCAAGCACGACACCACGGCTCTTTGAGCCTTCAAAATACTCTTTTATATTTGAAATTTTTATCTTGTCGTAGCTGATACTTCTGTGAGGATAGGTAGAGTTACTGCTCTCTACGCCAAATTTGTTAAATTTAATGACCTCATCTCCAAGCAAGCATAAAAACGATCTTATCGGGCGGATAAACTCAAACTCGCCGTTGCCCCAGCGCATAGACTTGCCAAAGCTAAGGCTCTTTAAAAACTCTTCAACCATCTCACCCATTATCTTAGCAACCAGCTCGCCCTTCACCTCTTTTTCGTAGTAAAGCACCTCTTTGCCGTCTATCTCTTTAAATTTAAGCTCACTTTCATCTATGCCGCATTTATTTGCAAAGCTGAGTGCTGCCTTTGTAAATGCTCCGTCTTTTAGTGCCACTTGCTTTGGCGCACCGATAAAGCTAGCCACGCTATCAGGCTGAGATTGTGGAAATTTCTCATGAAAAAAGACCAAACGACGCGGCGTATAATAAAATTTAAAAGGGCTTACAAGATTATATTTTTCAAGTACAGCCTGCCATTTAGCATTGATATTTGGCAGCTCCCTTAAAAAGGGTATCGCTGGAAGCTCCTCAACTCCGATTTCTAACAATAACTCTTTCATATTTCACTCTTTTTATTAAAATTTTCTCTTTTTTCTCTTACCATTTTTCTTGCCCTCTCCTTCTCCTGTGACTGCAAAATGACGCCTCTTATCATAAAAATAAGAAATAAAACAAACGCCGTAATCATAAAAATATCTAAAATTTGCACTCTCTACTCCACAAAGATTTGGTTTTCCCTCTTATAAATTTTAACTCTCGCATTTTCAAAACTATACTCGCCATCTTTTAGCTTTTTCTTACTATAAACCCTGATCTTACCGTATGGTGTATGCAGATAGCCTCTCTCTAGTCTGCCCGAAATTTTAGCAAAGACATCGCCACTTCTAGCTTCACTTAATTGCGATGCATCTAGTAAATTTTCGCTAATATCTTTTGTGCCGTGCTCATTTGTGATCTCATAAGAGCTAACTTCAAGCGCATCTTTATAAATTTTCATTCGCCTTACTAAAATATCTAGCTCTTCGCCTACAGTAACGCTATTTTTAGGATCATAAACATAAATTCCGCGGTGATTTTTCGAGATAATAAAGCCATGCTTATCTTTTAAGATAACAACCGCTTTTTCAATCACTGCTGGAACTGCCTCTGGGTGATCAAAAAGCGTATCCACATCAGCCGTCTTATAGTTTTGTTCGCTTATTTTTTTATTGGCTTTGTTTTCATCTTTTTTAAAAATTTTACTCACAAAGCCTTTTTTTACTGGGCTTGGATCAGTTGAAATTTTAAACTTTAATGCAAAGTGATCCGAGTAAAGGTCGCTCTTTGCAAAGCCTTTTTCATCGACTGCAAAGTTTGGTTTAAAGACTTCAAAACTGCCACTAACATAACTTAGATCGCCATTTTCCATAAAGCTAGATGAAAGCAAAACATGATCGATCGCTCTTTTTTTGCCATGTACTGCGTGAGAATATCTATCTTTTGGATCAAGCTCTTTATAAAGATCATAAAAATTTCTCGTTGCAATGATGTCATTTAGAATGGATTTTTGTCCAAAGGGCGAGTTAAAATCACCCAAAATAATCGCATTTTTCTCTTTACCAAGAGCTGTTCTTAACGTTTTTTCAGCCTTTTTTTGCATATTTATACCATTTTTATAAGTTGGAAAGTGATTTACAAATATGCTAAATTTCTTACCTTCCGTCTCAAAAATAACCTTTAAAATATTTCTCGTCTTTACGTTTGGAACTTTAAAAATTTCACTGCCGATTGGCTGTAACTTTGAAATAAGCCCAAGCCCAACAGGCGAGTTTTTCTCCTTTGTAAAGCTTATAAATTTATACTCGCTATCACTTACTAGAGCTTTTAAAACCTGTTCATTTTCGATCTCTTGAAGTGCGATAATGTCAGTATTTAGTGCATTTATGACTTGTCTTGTTCTTTGTAGTTTTGAATCAGCCGCCTCGCAGTCCCATTTTGATACACCTACTTTAAAATCAAGATACTCGCTACCATCATCTTTGCAATCAAATAAATTTTGCACATTATAAGTTGCGATGCTAATTTCACTCGCAAATGCCACCAAAATGGTAAAAAACAAAGCAAAAACTACTCTCAAATCTCACTCCTAAAGTCAAATTCAGTGATATTTTGCCTGATCGCCTCATACGCGATAATGCCAGCACTCATAGCTAAATTTAAGCTCCTGCCCTCTTTTCCCATTGGTATGGTTATGGCATTTTTAAAATTTATATCCATAAATTCTCTTGGCAGTCCAGTACTCTCGCCACCAAAAAATATAAAATCTCCTGGCTTAAACTCGGCCTCGTAGTAAAGCCTATTTGTCTTTGTAGTAGCGAAGAAAAATCTATCCTTGTGGCTTAAGTTTGCTTCTAAAAATTCTTCCAAACTATCCCAAATTTTTGGATTTAAAATTTTCCAGTAGTCAAGCCCTGCTCGTCTAACAGCCTTTTCACTCAGATCAAACACAGTGGGCTTAACGATATGTAGCTTTAAATTTGCATTAACACACATTCTACCGATAGCTCCAGTATTTTGCGGTATCTGAGGATAAACTAAGACTATGTTAAACATAAGCTTTCTTTGCCTTAAAAAGTGTTATAAACTAGCCTATTTTAGCCAAAATGGGCTTTTAAGAGTTTTAAAGACTAATCTTTTCTAGGCTTACGCTCGCTTAGATATTTTGAAATTTCAAGCTCTTGCCTACGTTTTATCTCTTTTGCAATTTCTTCGTTTTTAAAACCAGCTGATAAAATTTCTGCCACATCGACTTTCGCGTCAAATTTTGCCTCATAAATTCCAAGCTTCACAGCACGCTCTATCCGCTCTTTATTATAAGCTCCAAGCCATGATTTTATGGGCATATTTAGAGCTATTTGCATTAGCTCTTTATCGATTGGCATGTCCTTAAAATAAGGCTGCTTTAAGATAGAAAAGTAGCTCTTTGGCAGACGCATTTTCTCTAAAATTTCATTTGCGTCAAGCTCAAATTTGCCAAACAAAAGATACAAAAATAGCCTCTCATCATCCACAAATTCTCTAGCACTCTTAAGATCGCTTAAAAATCCATCGTCCATAGAAATTTGCATACCAAAAATTTCTTTAAAAAGTCCAAGCTCAAAAAGATAGCAAGCTCCTTTTTCAAGATGCTTTGCACGAAAAAATTTAATAAGCTCAGTATTTATCCTATCTCTACTTAGATGCTCTAAACTAAGGCTTTTCATAAGAGCTATCGTCTCGTTTGCTATACTAAAATCAAGCCTTGAGCTAAACTGCACTCCTCTAAGCACCCTTAGTGGATCCTCTTTAAATTTTTCACTATCAATGTGCCTTAATATCTTGTTTGCTAGATCTTGCTTCCCACCGTAAAAGTCTAAAATTTCTCCATTAAAGATATTCATCATTATGGCATTTATTGTAAAATCTCGCCTAAGGCTCGCCATTTTGGGATCGTTAATATAGCTTACTGCAAAGTCTTTGTGTGAATTTCCAGTTTTGCTCTCGCTTCTTGGAAGCCCAATATCGTAGTTTTTGTATTTGTAGATGAAGTAGCTTTTGCCAACACCGCTCGCTCCTATGCTAGCCATCAACTCATCAAACTTGGTAGGCTCGATGTCATAGACCTCAATATCGTAGTCATAAATTTCTCGCCCAAGAAGAGCGTCTCTCACGCACCCGCCAACTAGATAAACGCGCGATGAAAAAGGAGCAAATAGCGATCTAAAAAAGTCTAGCTCGCTATTTTTATAAATTTCATTTTTGATTTTTAAA
This genomic interval from Campylobacter concisus contains the following:
- a CDS encoding endonuclease, producing the protein MRVVFALFFTILVAFASEISIATYNVQNLFDCKDDGSEYLDFKVGVSKWDCEAADSKLQRTRQVINALNTDIIALQEIENEQVLKALVSDSEYKFISFTKEKNSPVGLGLISKLQPIGSEIFKVPNVKTRNILKVIFETEGKKFSIFVNHFPTYKNGINMQKKAEKTLRTALGKEKNAIILGDFNSPFGQKSILNDIIATRNFYDLYKELDPKDRYSHAVHGKKRAIDHVLLSSSFMENGDLSYVSGSFEVFKPNFAVDEKGFAKSDLYSDHFALKFKISTDPSPVKKGFVSKIFKKDENKANKKISEQNYKTADVDTLFDHPEAVPAVIEKAVVILKDKHGFIISKNHRGIYVYDPKNSVTVGEELDILVRRMKIYKDALEVSSYEITNEHGTKDISENLLDASQLSEARSGDVFAKISGRLERGYLHTPYGKIRVYSKKKLKDGEYSFENARVKIYKRENQIFVE
- a CDS encoding RNA methyltransferase encodes the protein MFNIVLVYPQIPQNTGAIGRMCVNANLKLHIVKPTVFDLSEKAVRRAGLDYWKILNPKIWDSLEEFLEANLSHKDRFFFATTKTNRLYYEAEFKPGDFIFFGGESTGLPREFMDINFKNAITIPMGKEGRSLNLAMSAGIIAYEAIRQNITEFDFRSEI
- a CDS encoding poly(A) polymerase → MTDERLQNLKIKNEIYKNSELDFFRSLFAPFSSRVYLVGGCVRDALLGREIYDYDIEVYDIEPTKFDELMASIGASGVGKSYFIYKYKNYDIGLPRSESKTGNSHKDFAVSYINDPKMASLRRDFTINAIMMNIFNGEILDFYGGKQDLANKILRHIDSEKFKEDPLRVLRGVQFSSRLDFSIANETIALMKSLSLEHLSRDRINTELIKFFRAKHLEKGACYLFELGLFKEIFGMQISMDDGFLSDLKSAREFVDDERLFLYLLFGKFELDANEILEKMRLPKSYFSILKQPYFKDMPIDKELMQIALNMPIKSWLGAYNKERIERAVKLGIYEAKFDAKVDVAEILSAGFKNEEIAKEIKRRQELEISKYLSERKPRKD